CCGGACACCAGGTGCAGGTCCGACGCCTTCTGTTCGTGCATGAGCTTGAAAAACGCATCGATTCTCGCCATCTGAAAGAGCCCTCCGTGGTGAATCTCAGACGCTGTAAAACACCTCATCGGGAAGGCACACACAGGTGAGCTTGTTGCCGTAGACGGCGCCCGTGTCGATCCCGATCTTTCGTCTGTCCACGAAGGGTTTCAGGAAAGGCGTATGGCCGAAAATGACTCTTTTGCCGAAGTCATAATCGGAGGTGATGAATTCATTTCGAATCCAGTACACGTCTTGGTCTGCCTGGTTCGCGAGCGCGACGCCCGGTCGAAACCCTGCGTGGACAAAAAGGTAATCGTCCGTTTCATAAAACTTCTTGAGTCCACGCAGGAAATTTTTGTGGGTTTCAGGAACGAGACATTGACCGCCGTCGTTTCCCACCGAATAGCTATGCACCGTGACAGCGCCGCCGTTGATCAAGAACAATTCCACTTCCTGATCCCTTAGGTAGTTTTCCATCATGAGTTCGTGATTGCCGCGAAGGCAGACCACGTGAAAGCCTTCCTTCATCAGCTGGAGCACACGCTCGATAACCCCTCGAGAATCCGGGCCTCGATCCACGTAGTCCCCCACGAAGACGAGTTGGTCACGATCTTTTCGAAGGGGAAGGCGGTCCAGAAGCCTTTCCAGCTTGAACAGCATGCCATGCACATCGCCGATGGCGAAGATCTTACCGGATTCCTTGCGCATGTGCCCCTTTGTTACCATAGAATAAACCGGCGGGTTCGACGGTCCAAGCGTGTCAACCCGGCACGCCGAGCGGCCTCAAGGGCGTTTTCATATTCTTCTATGGTGATTCGCCGTCTCAGAGACGGAATTTCCATAGCTCTTCCACAGGGATGGTACTGGTTCATGATGTTGACATACGTGTTAGAAGAGACTTGCCGGGCCAGAAACCGACAAACTTCATTCGTTCCGGCCAGACCGTCCGGCATGACTAGATGACGCACCAGGAGTCCTCGAAGAGCGATCCCTGTGGGATCCAAGGTCAGGTCCCCCACCTGTCGGTGCATCTCCAAGAGCGCCTCGCGAGCCCGCTGCGGGTAATCTTCGGCCTGACACAAGGTCTTGGCCACCTGAGGATCCCAAAACTTGAAATCGGGCATATAGATATCCACGATGCCTTCCAA
The DNA window shown above is from Desulfosoma sp. and carries:
- a CDS encoding metallophosphoesterase family protein; translation: MRKESGKIFAIGDVHGMLFKLERLLDRLPLRKDRDQLVFVGDYVDRGPDSRGVIERVLQLMKEGFHVVCLRGNHELMMENYLRDQEVELFLINGGAVTVHSYSVGNDGGQCLVPETHKNFLRGLKKFYETDDYLFVHAGFRPGVALANQADQDVYWIRNEFITSDYDFGKRVIFGHTPFLKPFVDRRKIGIDTGAVYGNKLTCVCLPDEVFYSV